The nucleotide sequence CCCGAACCCGCGGATCGTCGTAGGCGGCGTCCACCGCGGCGTGGACGGCGGCCTCGAAGGCCTCGTCCGGATCGATCCAGCCGGTGCCGTCGGCAGCTTCTCGCATGGCCTTCTCGGCGAAACCGTGCAATCGGCCGCGATCGATGAGGCCGGTCGCGGCGATCGTCTGCCAGAGCAGGTAACCGAACGCGGCGTTCGGGACCGGCGCCAGGCGGAGCAGTTCCCCGGCCGCGGAAGCCCATTGCTCGCCGAGTTCAGGCAGCACCGAAATCCGTGCCCGGATGTCCTCACCACGCTTGGTGTCGTGGGTGGACAGCGTCGTCATGCCGGCGGCGGCGATCTCGAGCCGGCGTTGCTGGGCGGCGTGGAAATCGGCGACGCCCAGACCGAACCGGCCGGGGTAGGCGCCGACCTCGTTGAGCGAGATCAACCGGGTGTACCGGTAGTACGCGGTGTCCTCGACCCCCTTCGCGGTGACCGCGCCGGTCACCTGCTGGAAGCGCATCGCCAACTCGTCGGACGGGTCGCTCAGCCGCGGCAGCAAGGCCTCGATGGCCGCCGACAGTTCCGGGCGGCGCTGCTTGGCGGTCCGCACCGCCTGGTCGAGATGATCGGCCCCCAGCGGGAGGTAGGACCGGTAGACGGGGAAGGCGATGACCAGCTCGGCCAGCGCCGCCGCCGCATTCTCGACACCGGTCACCAGCCGGTCCAGCCGACGGATCTCGGCCTGGAGGATGGTGGTGGCGACCAGCCGCTTGCCGTCGGCGATGTGATCGGCGTAGGAGCGCTCGTCGCCGGTCAGCCGCTGGTAGAGCTCGGTCATCGTCCCCTCGGCCGCCGGATCCACGAGCACGCCGTTGACCTCGGCCAGGGCGTCGTAGCCGGTCATGCCCGACACCGGCCAGGACGCCGGCAATTCCTCGCCCGGCTCGGTGATCTTCTCCACGGTGATCCACGCCTTCGGCGCGGCGGTGGCGAGTCGTTCCAGGTAACCCTGCGGGTCGACCAGTCCGTCCGGGTGGTCGATGCGGATGCCGCTCACGCCGTAGTCGGCGACCCACCGCAGGATTTCCGCGTGCGTCGCCTCGAACACCGCGGGATCTTCCACACGCAAGCCGGCCAGGTCGGTCACGGCGAAGAACCGGCGGTAGTTCTGCTCGGTGTCGGCTTTGCGGAAGGACACCAGGCGATAGTGCTGCGCGTCGTGAACCGCGAGTGGGTCGAGCGCGTCCGGGTCGGCGCCGGCGGCGATGAGGCTTGCCCTGCTGTCCGGATTGATCGGGTACCGGTGCTCGTAGTAGCGCAACTCGTCGGAGACCACGGTCAGATCACGACTCAGGTCAGCATCGTCGCCGAGCACCGGGATGAGGATCCGGCCGTCGGCATAACCCCAATCGACGTCGAACCAGCTGGCGTGCTCGGAGCCTTCGCCGTAGGTGAGAAGGTCCCACCACGCCCGGTTCTGGCTCGGGTCGGCCACGCCCATGTGGTTGGGCACGATGTCCACGACGAGGCCGAGGCCGCGCCCGGCGCAGGCTTTGGCCAGCACCGCAAGGCCGGACGTCCCGCCGCGGGCAGGGTCCACCTCCAGGTGCGAGACCACGTCGTAGCCGTGACTGGAACCTTCGGTGGCGCGCAGCAGCGGTGATACGTAGATCGCTCCGACGCCGAGGGCGGCCACATAGTCGACGAGTTCAGCGGCGTCGGTCAGGGTGAAGTCCGCGGTGATCTGCAGCCGGTAGGTGGAACTGGGCACAGCAGAGACAGTCCGTTCGGGGCTCGACATCAGTCGGCCCGTCAGTCCGTGCCCTGCAGGACCATCAGGGACCGGGCGCCGAGGGTGACCACGCCGCCGGCCTCGACCGGTTCCACGTCGAAGGTCGTCGGGCCGGAGGTGTCGACGACCGGCTGCCAGTTCTTGCCGTACTCCGGCTTGGGCAGGGTGAACTCGATCGGCTCCGAGTGAGCGTTGAAGCACAGCACGAAGGAGTCGTCGACGACGCGTTCGCCACGCGAGTTGCGGTCCGGGATGCCCTGACCGTTGAGGTAGACCGAGACCGAGCGGCCGAAACCGGAACCCCAGTCCTCGTCGGTCATTTCGCTGCCGTCCGGGGTGAACCAGTCGATGTCGGGAAGCCCCTCGCTGCCCTTGCGCCGCACCGGTAGGCCGTCGAAGAATCGCCGGCGGCGGAACACCGGGTGATCGCGGCGCAGCTTGGCCACGGCCTGGGTGAACAGCAGCAGGCCCTCGTCCACGGCGTCCCAATGGACCCAGGTGATCTCGTCGTCCTGGCAGAAGCCGTTGTTGTTGCCGCCCTGGGTGCGACCCAGTTCGTCGCCGTGACACAGCATCGGCACACCCTGCGACAGCAAGAGCGTGGCGATGAAGTTGCGTTGTTGCCGCCCG is from Jatrophihabitans telluris and encodes:
- the treY gene encoding malto-oligosyltrehalose synthase, coding for MSSPERTVSAVPSSTYRLQITADFTLTDAAELVDYVAALGVGAIYVSPLLRATEGSSHGYDVVSHLEVDPARGGTSGLAVLAKACAGRGLGLVVDIVPNHMGVADPSQNRAWWDLLTYGEGSEHASWFDVDWGYADGRILIPVLGDDADLSRDLTVVSDELRYYEHRYPINPDSRASLIAAGADPDALDPLAVHDAQHYRLVSFRKADTEQNYRRFFAVTDLAGLRVEDPAVFEATHAEILRWVADYGVSGIRIDHPDGLVDPQGYLERLATAAPKAWITVEKITEPGEELPASWPVSGMTGYDALAEVNGVLVDPAAEGTMTELYQRLTGDERSYADHIADGKRLVATTILQAEIRRLDRLVTGVENAAAALAELVIAFPVYRSYLPLGADHLDQAVRTAKQRRPELSAAIEALLPRLSDPSDELAMRFQQVTGAVTAKGVEDTAYYRYTRLISLNEVGAYPGRFGLGVADFHAAQQRRLEIAAAGMTTLSTHDTKRGEDIRARISVLPELGEQWASAAGELLRLAPVPNAAFGYLLWQTIAATGLIDRGRLHGFAEKAMREAADGTGWIDPDEAFEAAVHAAVDAAYDDPRVRVLITDLHDQLLEYGWSNSLSAKLVQLTMPGVPDVYQGSEWAEESLVDPDNRRPVDFAAIAQALSVLRAAGPTLVPAPAEQAKLWLTTQALTVRRDHPELFTDYVPLQVDGPAQDHLLAFDRGGAVTLATRLPLALAGAGGWTDTSLDLPDGRWTDILTGREHHGTVRVAEVLDRLPVALLLRAQS